The Clostridium sporogenes genome contains a region encoding:
- a CDS encoding Lrp/AsnC family transcriptional regulator, with protein sequence MKLDEIDVLILQELQKDSRLSIRELSKRINLSPPSVTERVRRLEDDGVIEKYTIKINKKKLGLSIDCIVKVTMKNGQYEKFKIFIKEYKRSEWCYRIAGDGCFLVKLLVKSLNDIEEFINDISSYAITETIIAFSEVTINNSINKFLGE encoded by the coding sequence ATGAAATTAGATGAAATAGACGTATTAATTTTACAGGAGTTACAAAAAGATAGTAGACTATCTATAAGAGAATTATCTAAACGTATAAATCTTTCACCACCATCTGTTACTGAAAGAGTAAGAAGACTCGAAGATGATGGGGTTATTGAAAAGTATACAATTAAAATAAATAAAAAGAAACTTGGATTGTCTATTGATTGTATAGTCAAGGTAACTATGAAAAATGGACAGTATGAAAAATTCAAGATATTCATTAAGGAGTATAAACGAAGTGAATGGTGTTATAGAATTGCTGGTGATGGATGCTTTTTAGTTAAATTATTAGTTAAATCTTTAAATGATATAGAAGAATTTATAAATGATATATCTTCATATGCAATAACAGAAACTATTATAGCATTTTCAGAAGTAACAATAAATAATAGCATTAATAAATTTTTAGGAGAGTAA
- a CDS encoding M24 family metallopeptidase encodes MNIHEAPTGFRWQYRSKETHRFEEGIVITDEPGIYIAGSHGIRIENEILVCKGEHNEYGQFIYFEPISYGL; translated from the coding sequence ATGAACATTCATGAAGCACCAACTGGATTTAGGTGGCAATACCGTTCAAAGGAAACTCATCGCTTTGAAGAAGGTATAGTTATTACTGATGAACCGGGAATTTATATAGCAGGCTCACATGGAATACGTATTGAAAATGAAATTCTTGTATGCAAGGGCGAACATAATGAATACGGCCAATTCATATACTTTGAACCAATTAGTTATGGCCTATAG
- a CDS encoding peptide MFS transporter — MSEKKQKHPIGLWLVNISIALQSYAAYAVVSILILFLTADVSKNGLGLSVPKAAAIIGLYQGINYMGSLVGGYITDKWLGIQKSLILGCFLTACGYLALFFAKPNIGSVWLGLIILIIAGAFFKAQISSLVGELYSKNELSKKDAAYSIFYMFINIGAFFGPIIAGLISDKWFAKVAANGEIAAYGYKYIFLMCTLIMIFIGIFIWIVSPKWLGETGKYPASKNKKTSTESVSTKSTEKVKAQPLTQLEKNRIKAMIVMFVFVIIFWSAWDQTATSFSLLANKLVNRTIGGFTMPVPWLTSINAIFCVVLSPIIANVWLKLGNSKKGDLSVPTKMGLGMILTGIAFLTLILGISTLGGVLDGSKQMNILFIIVAYFLLTVGELCLSPIGMAMFNKLAPAKYGSLAMGAWYLSFFFSSIISGKLAGFTDTLGYTQIFGLISGIVIVFGVILILLRNGLLKLMSLDELDK; from the coding sequence ATGTCTGAAAAAAAACAAAAACACCCTATTGGATTATGGCTAGTAAATATCTCTATCGCTTTACAAAGTTATGCAGCTTATGCAGTAGTTTCAATATTAATACTATTTTTAACAGCTGATGTAAGCAAAAATGGACTTGGTCTAAGTGTACCAAAAGCCGCTGCTATCATAGGTTTATATCAAGGTATAAACTATATGGGTTCCCTAGTTGGTGGATATATAACTGATAAATGGCTTGGAATCCAGAAATCACTAATATTAGGTTGTTTTCTAACTGCTTGTGGTTATTTGGCGCTATTTTTTGCCAAACCAAATATTGGTAGTGTCTGGCTGGGACTTATTATCCTAATTATTGCTGGTGCATTTTTCAAGGCACAAATTAGTAGCCTTGTAGGTGAACTTTATAGCAAAAATGAATTGTCTAAAAAAGATGCTGCCTATAGCATATTTTATATGTTTATAAATATCGGTGCTTTTTTTGGACCTATAATTGCTGGTTTAATTTCTGATAAATGGTTCGCTAAAGTAGCCGCTAATGGTGAGATCGCAGCCTATGGTTATAAATACATTTTTCTTATGTGTACTTTGATAATGATATTTATAGGTATCTTTATTTGGATTGTATCTCCTAAATGGCTAGGTGAGACAGGAAAATACCCAGCTTCCAAAAATAAAAAAACTTCCACAGAATCCGTAAGCACAAAATCAACAGAAAAAGTTAAAGCACAACCTTTGACACAATTAGAAAAAAATCGTATTAAAGCAATGATTGTGATGTTTGTGTTTGTCATTATATTTTGGTCAGCATGGGATCAAACTGCTACCTCCTTCTCTTTACTTGCAAATAAACTTGTAAACAGAACCATCGGTGGATTTACAATGCCTGTACCTTGGCTTACTTCTATTAATGCAATCTTTTGCGTAGTATTATCACCAATAATTGCCAATGTATGGTTGAAACTTGGAAATAGTAAAAAGGGAGACTTATCAGTTCCTACTAAAATGGGACTTGGAATGATTTTAACAGGTATTGCCTTCTTAACCTTAATACTAGGTATATCAACATTAGGTGGTGTTTTAGACGGAAGTAAACAAATGAACATACTTTTCATCATTGTAGCTTACTTTTTATTAACAGTAGGAGAACTTTGCCTATCTCCAATAGGAATGGCAATGTTCAATAAATTAGCTCCTGCAAAATACGGCTCCCTAGCAATGGGTGCATGGTACTTAAGCTTCTTCTTTTCAAGCATAATTTCAGGAAAACTTGCAGGGTTTACAGATACTTTAGGATATACCCAAATATTTGGCTTAATATCTGGCATTGTAATAGTATTTGGTGTAATTCTAATTTTATTACGAAATGGATTATTAAAACTAATGTCTCTAGATGAATTAGATAAATAA
- a CDS encoding carboxymuconolactone decarboxylase family protein: MARITFSQEGLTPFQQLLGHNKYIMEKWTSLEECFFNSNTFTHELKEEVRRTLAFNNGCQYCMSKGKPSNKITDSKILIATKIADIISKNQLIDNEYFNRLKNEFSDNEVSELLALICFITASQQFGALLDLQPSCSI, encoded by the coding sequence ATGGCAAGAATAACTTTTTCACAAGAAGGGCTCACACCATTTCAACAATTATTAGGCCATAATAAATATATAATGGAAAAATGGACTTCTTTAGAAGAATGCTTTTTTAATAGTAATACATTTACACATGAATTAAAAGAAGAGGTAAGACGTACCCTTGCTTTTAATAACGGATGTCAATATTGTATGTCTAAAGGTAAACCATCTAATAAAATAACTGATTCAAAAATTTTAATTGCTACTAAAATCGCAGATATTATTTCTAAAAATCAACTTATTGATAATGAATATTTTAATAGACTAAAAAATGAATTTAGTGATAATGAAGTTTCTGAACTTTTAGCCTTGATATGCTTTATAACAGCTTCTCAACAATTCGGAGCATTACTTGATTTACAGCCAAGTTGCTCAATTTAA
- a CDS encoding MerR family transcriptional regulator, producing MRYSITDLAEILGCTTSAIHYFEKEHLIEVEKGKNGHRYYNVVDVFRLLSYTKYRSMEIPMKTIIAQFGGEENNYKLIEKRETMYQLEALKRAQYYMNLADAIGEHLVSIRRIEELLNKYEFAKSPEVTIMCDDECGWLSKKRSSQKIIHEWVKAMPTVQLGVFDSRMGMSNFGYLVKTKKREELELPLGLYAKELKSTSCIHTIVMADEDFTQQPQKVFKKASEFAIKKGLEIGEIAWGKILLVEVEKGAKLHPYIELWISIKI from the coding sequence ATGAGATATAGTATTACAGATTTAGCAGAAATTCTTGGATGTACTACAAGTGCTATTCACTATTTTGAAAAAGAACATTTAATTGAAGTGGAAAAAGGAAAAAATGGTCATCGTTATTATAATGTTGTAGATGTATTTCGATTGCTTTCTTATACAAAGTATCGTTCTATGGAAATACCTATGAAAACTATTATTGCACAATTTGGCGGGGAAGAAAATAATTATAAATTAATAGAAAAAAGAGAAACAATGTATCAATTAGAGGCCTTAAAAAGAGCCCAATATTATATGAATTTAGCAGATGCTATTGGGGAACATCTTGTTAGCATAAGAAGAATTGAAGAACTATTGAATAAGTATGAATTTGCAAAGTCACCTGAAGTAACGATTATGTGTGATGATGAGTGTGGGTGGCTTTCAAAAAAGCGTAGTTCACAAAAGATAATTCATGAATGGGTAAAAGCAATGCCAACAGTGCAGCTAGGGGTATTTGATTCAAGAATGGGAATGAGTAACTTTGGATATTTGGTAAAAACTAAAAAGCGAGAAGAATTAGAACTTCCGCTAGGGTTATATGCCAAAGAGCTAAAAAGTACATCTTGTATACATACAATTGTAATGGCAGATGAAGATTTCACACAACAACCACAGAAGGTTTTTAAAAAGGCTTCTGAATTTGCAATAAAAAAAGGTCTTGAAATAGGTGAAATAGCCTGGGGAAAGATATTATTAGTTGAGGTTGAAAAGGGAGCTAAATTGCATCCATACATAGAATTATGGATTTCGATAAAAATATAA
- a CDS encoding sugar O-acetyltransferase, whose product MNQKDRMLAGLPYKACLDGLPEERMANKKKIYEYNHCFPDEHGKICKLIRDILGKAGADVHIEAPFYCDYGKNIQVGDNFFANYNCTILDVGKVIIGNNVQFAPNVSLYTAGHPIHPDSRNSGYEYGIGITIGDNVWLGGNVVVNPGVHIGNNVVIGSGSVVTKDIPDNVIAIGNPCKVIREITEEDRKYYYKNYEFDVDDYKE is encoded by the coding sequence ATGAATCAGAAAGATAGAATGTTAGCAGGGCTTCCATATAAAGCGTGCTTAGATGGATTACCAGAAGAACGAATGGCAAATAAAAAGAAAATTTATGAGTATAACCATTGCTTCCCAGATGAACATGGAAAAATCTGCAAATTAATAAGAGATATTCTTGGAAAAGCAGGTGCAGATGTACATATAGAGGCACCCTTTTATTGTGATTATGGAAAGAATATTCAGGTTGGAGATAACTTTTTTGCAAATTACAACTGTACAATTCTAGATGTGGGAAAAGTAATTATAGGTAATAATGTACAATTTGCTCCAAATGTTTCTTTGTACACAGCAGGTCATCCCATACATCCTGATTCACGAAATTCTGGATATGAATATGGAATTGGTATAACAATAGGAGATAATGTGTGGCTGGGAGGAAATGTTGTTGTAAATCCCGGAGTTCATATTGGAAATAACGTTGTTATTGGTTCGGGAAGTGTTGTTACAAAAGACATTCCAGACAATGTGATAGCAATAGGAAATCCATGTAAAGTTATTCGTGAAATTACAGAAGAAGATCGTAAGTATTATTATAAAAATTATGAATTTGATGTTGATGATTATAAGGAATAG
- a CDS encoding DUF4825 domain-containing protein, translating into MKNKSKILVPLVLILSLNLIGCGVNSEKKLKENAKNSSKVETYDLIKYKDTYVGDNSSVGSIIKNLPANEYSAGFSLQTTKEPYEITVNYKTNENLGEENYNKFWNDKKANNFLEKNAVVLLYLISNAEIIKFNVENIGEKSYKYDRKNLEQKYGNLRNLFKDNDSLNKFLNN; encoded by the coding sequence ATGAAAAACAAGTCTAAAATATTAGTACCTTTAGTACTCATCCTATCATTAAATTTAATAGGTTGTGGAGTAAATTCTGAAAAAAAATTAAAGGAGAATGCGAAGAATAGTTCTAAGGTTGAAACATATGATTTGATAAAATATAAAGACACATATGTAGGTGATAATAGTTCTGTAGGAAGTATTATAAAAAATTTACCTGCCAATGAATATAGTGCTGGATTTAGCCTACAAACTACTAAAGAACCTTATGAAATAACCGTTAACTATAAAACAAATGAAAATTTAGGAGAAGAAAATTATAATAAATTTTGGAATGATAAAAAAGCTAACAATTTTTTAGAAAAGAATGCAGTGGTATTATTATATCTTATATCAAATGCTGAAATTATTAAATTTAATGTAGAGAATATAGGAGAAAAATCCTATAAATATGATAGAAAAAATTTAGAACAAAAATATGGGAACTTAAGAAACCTATTTAAAGATAATGATTCATTAAATAAATTTTTAAATAATTAG
- a CDS encoding PhzF family phenazine biosynthesis protein, with the protein MRKFEYTLVDVFTNQVFGGNQLAVFKDAEKLSSEEMQSIARELNFSETTFVTDIGPNHKKLRIFTPKTELPMAGHPTIGTAFVLADEGVIETREGINKLIFEEGVGEIAVSIHVEGGRIRLIEMEQPMPVFGQVFGDIRTAAELLSLDIADIDTTSPIQTVSTGVPFLYIPLKSLDVISKIKLRLDTWEKFFSAREDTKHIFAFTRETLHAGSTIHSRMFAPAMGIAEDPATGGASGPLGAYLVEHGLVAQGYDGKYMIINEQGIEMGRPSFINITVSKTYNNFSEIKIGGTCVKFGAGVIELPTL; encoded by the coding sequence ATGAGAAAATTTGAGTATACCTTAGTGGATGTTTTTACAAATCAGGTGTTTGGGGGAAATCAGCTGGCCGTATTCAAAGATGCGGAAAAGCTGTCAAGTGAAGAAATGCAGAGTATTGCGAGAGAGCTTAATTTTTCCGAAACAACCTTTGTTACAGATATTGGGCCAAATCATAAAAAGCTCAGAATATTTACACCAAAAACCGAGCTGCCTATGGCAGGCCACCCAACCATCGGTACGGCTTTTGTTCTTGCTGATGAAGGCGTTATCGAAACCCGCGAGGGAATAAACAAGCTTATTTTTGAAGAAGGCGTCGGAGAAATAGCTGTTTCTATTCACGTGGAAGGCGGGAGAATCAGATTGATTGAAATGGAACAGCCTATGCCGGTATTCGGGCAGGTCTTTGGAGATATAAGGACAGCCGCCGAACTACTCTCCCTTGATATCGCCGATATTGATACAACCAGCCCTATCCAGACAGTGTCTACCGGCGTGCCTTTTTTGTATATCCCACTAAAAAGCCTGGATGTGATCAGCAAGATAAAGCTAAGGCTTGATACATGGGAGAAGTTCTTTTCGGCAAGGGAGGATACGAAACATATATTCGCTTTTACTAGGGAAACCCTCCATGCCGGATCAACCATACACAGCAGGATGTTCGCTCCGGCGATGGGCATTGCAGAAGATCCGGCTACAGGCGGGGCAAGCGGTCCGCTGGGAGCATATTTGGTTGAACACGGTCTGGTGGCACAAGGATATGACGGTAAATATATGATTATAAATGAGCAGGGAATTGAAATGGGAAGACCGAGCTTTATTAATATTACTGTTAGCAAAACGTATAACAATTTTTCAGAAATCAAGATCGGTGGAACCTGTGTGAAATTTGGAGCCGGGGTGATCGAGCTGCCCACTTTATAG
- a CDS encoding FAD-dependent oxidoreductase codes for MKDKYKVLYDPIKIGKLEIKNRYVLAPMGPGGMCNADGSFNKRGIEFYVERAKGGTGLIMTGVTMVENNIEKCALPSMPCPTINPLNFITTGNEMTERVHAYGSKIFLQLSAGFGRVSIPSIVGKVAVAPSKIPHRFLPGVTCRELTTEEVKEYVKAFGESAEIAKKAGFDGVEIHAVHEGYLLDQFAISFFNHRTDEYGGSLENRLRFACEVVQEIKKRCGQDFPVSLRYSIKSFIKDWCKGGLPDEEFEEKGRDIPEGIEAAKILVAAGYDALNGDVGSYDSWYWSHPPMYQKKGLYLPYNEILKKVVDVPIITAGRMEDPELSSDAILSGKTDMIALGRPLLADAEIPNKIFEDKYDKVRPCLSCQEGCMGRLQNFATVSCAVNPACGREKEYGLKKAEQIKKVLVVGGGVAGMEAARVTAVRGHKVTLIEKNGYLGGNIVPGGIPDFKDDDRALVKWYEGILKDLGVEIKLNVGASKENIKEFGADEVLLATGSSPRTLTIEGADKVYSAEDVLMERKTVGEKVIVIGGGLVGCETALWLKQQGKEITIVEMQNDILQVGGPLCHANHDMLVDLIKFNKIDVKTSSYISKKTDEGFVLNTNGEESIINADSAVVAIGYLSEKDLYSEVRFDIPNARLIGDANKVQNIMYAIWSAYEVAKNI; via the coding sequence ATGAAGGATAAGTATAAGGTACTTTACGACCCAATTAAAATTGGAAAATTGGAGATTAAAAATAGATATGTTCTTGCTCCAATGGGACCAGGAGGAATGTGTAACGCCGATGGCAGTTTTAATAAAAGAGGAATTGAGTTTTATGTAGAACGTGCAAAAGGCGGAACTGGATTAATTATGACAGGTGTAACAATGGTGGAAAACAATATTGAAAAATGTGCCCTGCCATCCATGCCATGTCCAACAATTAACCCTCTAAACTTTATTACAACAGGTAATGAAATGACAGAAAGAGTTCATGCATATGGATCAAAAATATTTTTACAATTATCAGCAGGCTTTGGTAGAGTAAGTATACCATCTATTGTAGGAAAAGTGGCAGTAGCACCTTCTAAAATTCCACATAGATTTTTACCAGGAGTAACTTGTCGTGAGTTAACTACAGAAGAAGTAAAAGAATATGTAAAAGCCTTTGGTGAATCAGCAGAAATTGCAAAAAAAGCCGGATTTGATGGTGTAGAAATTCATGCAGTACATGAAGGATACTTATTAGATCAATTTGCTATTTCTTTCTTTAACCATCGTACTGATGAATATGGTGGATCATTAGAAAATCGTTTAAGATTTGCCTGTGAGGTTGTACAAGAAATTAAGAAACGTTGTGGACAAGACTTCCCAGTTTCACTTAGATACAGTATAAAAAGCTTCATTAAGGATTGGTGTAAGGGTGGCTTACCAGATGAAGAATTTGAAGAAAAAGGAAGAGATATTCCAGAAGGAATTGAAGCTGCTAAAATACTTGTTGCAGCAGGATATGATGCTTTAAATGGAGATGTTGGGTCTTATGATTCATGGTATTGGAGTCATCCACCAATGTATCAAAAGAAGGGATTATACCTTCCATACAATGAAATACTTAAAAAGGTAGTAGATGTACCTATTATTACAGCAGGAAGAATGGAAGACCCTGAACTATCAAGTGATGCAATTTTGTCAGGAAAAACAGATATGATTGCTTTAGGAAGGCCACTTCTTGCAGATGCAGAAATTCCAAATAAGATTTTTGAAGATAAATATGATAAAGTTAGACCTTGTTTATCTTGTCAAGAAGGGTGTATGGGAAGATTACAGAATTTTGCAACAGTATCCTGTGCAGTAAATCCTGCCTGTGGACGTGAAAAAGAGTATGGACTAAAAAAAGCAGAACAGATTAAGAAAGTTCTTGTTGTAGGTGGCGGTGTTGCAGGAATGGAAGCTGCAAGAGTTACAGCTGTTCGTGGACACAAAGTAACATTGATTGAAAAGAATGGTTATCTTGGTGGAAATATTGTACCAGGAGGAATTCCAGATTTCAAAGATGATGATCGTGCACTTGTTAAATGGTATGAAGGAATATTGAAAGATTTAGGTGTTGAAATAAAATTAAATGTGGGTGCATCAAAGGAAAATATCAAAGAATTTGGAGCGGATGAAGTGCTTTTAGCAACAGGCTCTAGTCCAAGAACATTGACTATTGAAGGAGCAGATAAGGTTTATTCAGCAGAAGATGTGTTAATGGAAAGAAAAACTGTTGGTGAAAAAGTTATTGTGATTGGTGGAGGACTTGTTGGATGTGAAACAGCTCTTTGGTTAAAACAACAAGGTAAAGAGATTACAATTGTAGAGATGCAAAATGATATCCTGCAAGTAGGTGGACCTTTATGTCATGCAAACCACGATATGCTTGTTGATTTAATTAAATTCAATAAGATTGATGTTAAGACAAGCTCCTATATCAGCAAGAAAACAGATGAAGGATTTGTTTTAAATACAAATGGAGAAGAATCAATTATTAATGCTGATAGTGCTGTTGTAGCTATTGGATATTTATCTGAAAAAGACTTATATAGTGAAGTTAGATTTGATATTCCAAATGCAAGACTAATTGGAGATGCTAATAAAGTTCAAAATATTATGTATGCTATTTGGAGTGCATATGAAGTCGCTAAAAATATTTAA
- a CDS encoding AraC family transcriptional regulator, protein MNYRKDIENCIDYIEEHIKEPLTLKEITQEIGYSSYHFCRVFSFLKGMPLMEYVRKRRLSLSTIDLLEGKKIIDVAFKWGFETPSSFARAFRKEFGCSPSQYIKKMKSYYKSENNLILSKFMNDPYIVKKHGFKVAGYGIKTNVADSKYTKDVASFWSNYNGENLESKLYKILSPLKHGEVGLCIPCSDSGDITYLLGVIVEDFSKVTSDMITVEVPKAQYAVFTTNPVNTVDSKDQREFAKIIKESWKYIFDEWFKNNDYEYDEEKLDFEFYDERCHLRPDTVMDIYVPIKKLER, encoded by the coding sequence ATGAATTATAGAAAAGATATAGAAAATTGTATTGATTATATAGAAGAGCATATTAAAGAGCCTCTTACACTTAAAGAAATTACACAGGAAATAGGGTACTCATCATATCATTTCTGCAGAGTTTTTTCTTTTTTAAAGGGTATGCCCTTAATGGAATATGTAAGAAAAAGGAGACTTTCTTTATCTACTATAGATTTATTAGAAGGTAAAAAAATAATAGATGTTGCCTTTAAGTGGGGATTTGAAACTCCAAGTAGTTTTGCAAGAGCCTTTAGAAAAGAGTTTGGATGTAGTCCAAGTCAATATATTAAAAAAATGAAATCCTATTACAAAAGTGAAAATAATTTAATCCTAAGTAAGTTTATGAATGACCCATATATTGTTAAAAAGCATGGATTTAAAGTTGCTGGATATGGTATTAAAACTAATGTGGCAGATAGTAAATATACAAAGGATGTGGCCTCCTTTTGGAGCAATTATAATGGAGAAAATTTAGAAAGTAAACTATATAAAATTTTATCACCATTAAAACATGGGGAAGTTGGATTATGCATACCTTGTTCTGATAGTGGGGATATAACCTATTTATTAGGGGTTATTGTTGAGGATTTTTCTAAGGTAACTTCTGATATGATAACTGTTGAAGTACCAAAGGCTCAGTATGCAGTATTTACTACAAATCCTGTTAATACGGTAGACAGCAAAGATCAAAGGGAATTTGCAAAGATTATTAAAGAATCATGGAAATATATATTTGATGAATGGTTTAAAAATAATGATTACGAATATGATGAAGAAAAATTGGATTTTGAATTTTATGATGAAAGATGTCATTTAAGACCAGACACAGTTATGGATATTTATGTGCCAATAAAAAAGTTGGAAAGGTGA
- a CDS encoding aminopeptidase P family N-terminal domain-containing protein has product MHLFINENKLNDEIKSNLKENGALFIHPYNKIYKEVKKFTNSDVVLVHADRMNYELYNNTDKEVIKEISSSNKLDAFPAEQGRFIRPSFEPISSFGKHATIVTCILLMENSFMIVTV; this is encoded by the coding sequence GTGCATCTATTCATCAATGAAAATAAATTAAATGATGAAATTAAATCAAATCTTAAGGAAAATGGTGCATTATTTATACATCCATATAATAAAATATACAAAGAAGTTAAAAAGTTCACTAACTCTGATGTAGTTTTAGTCCATGCAGATAGAATGAATTATGAATTATACAATAATACAGACAAAGAAGTTATTAAAGAAATAAGTTCTTCTAATAAACTAGATGCGTTCCCTGCAGAACAAGGTAGATTTATTCGTCCAAGTTTTGAACCTATTTCTTCATTTGGTAAACATGCTACCATAGTAACATGCATCTTGCTCATGGAAAATTCCTTTATGATTGTAACGGTATGA
- a CDS encoding class I SAM-dependent methyltransferase → MINYYGSLCTVMYELLHPHAPEDELQFYLQYAKKEMKILEPLCGSGRFLVPFLERGFNITGFDMSEEMLKELYKKAPKAKVFQSSIEKFSPKEKYNYIFITSGSFSLFLDEDIAFNVLVKMKEALAPKGKFVFAAETTANIISDREEYLENSHVKTKEGYDIIFKSKSFYDKHKKILSTPSLYELYDGDNLLGKEEMDFRIKLYDSGELEELILKAGFKGSHVFNDFNRRESIDKNTETFLYECYI, encoded by the coding sequence ATGATTAATTATTATGGAAGTTTATGTACAGTAATGTATGAGTTACTACATCCTCATGCACCAGAAGATGAGCTGCAATTTTATTTACAATATGCAAAAAAGGAGATGAAAATACTAGAACCACTTTGTGGAAGTGGTAGATTTCTAGTACCTTTTTTAGAAAGAGGCTTTAATATTACTGGATTTGATATGTCAGAAGAAATGCTAAAAGAACTTTATAAAAAAGCTCCCAAGGCAAAGGTTTTTCAAAGTTCTATTGAAAAATTTTCTCCAAAGGAAAAATATAATTATATTTTTATTACATCTGGTTCATTTTCATTATTTCTTGATGAGGATATTGCCTTTAATGTGCTGGTAAAAATGAAGGAAGCACTAGCACCAAAAGGCAAGTTTGTTTTTGCTGCTGAGACAACCGCTAATATAATTTCTGATAGGGAAGAGTACCTTGAAAATAGTCACGTAAAGACCAAAGAAGGTTATGATATAATCTTTAAAAGTAAAAGTTTTTATGATAAACACAAAAAAATATTATCCACACCAAGTTTATATGAGTTATATGATGGTGATAATTTACTAGGTAAAGAAGAAATGGATTTTCGTATAAAATTATATGATTCTGGAGAATTAGAGGAGCTGATATTAAAAGCAGGATTTAAAGGGAGCCATGTATTCAATGATTTCAATAGAAGAGAATCTATAGATAAAAATACTGAAACCTTTTTATATGAATGTTATATTTAA